TTAGAGATTAAGGAAGAAATTGGATTAGGTCTAACTATTGATAGTATTATTTACGATGGTGTTTTGCGAACTAATGATGAAATCGCTTTAATGACTTCTTCAAATGAAGTTTTAACAACTAAAATAAGATCTATTTTAAGACCACTTCCGCTTGAAGAAATGAGAGATTCTAAAAAGAAATTCCAGAAATTCGATGAAGTTGTTGCAGCTGCAGGTATTAAGATAGCTGCTCCTAATTTAGATGATGTCGTTTCCGGTTCACCACTTAGAGTTTTAAATGATGAAGAGGATGTGGAAGAGGAAATCTTAAAAGAAATTGAAGATATTACTATTAGTACTGAAGATGAAGGTATTTTAGTTAAAGCAGACACATTAGGTTCTCTTGAAGCAATTGTTAAATTACTCAGAGAATTGGAAATTCCTATTCGTGAAGCAGACATTGGTGATGTAAATCGTAGAGATATTATTAATTCATCAATTGCTTTAAATGAAAATGATGCTCATGGAGCTATCATTGCTTTCAATGTTAATGTCAATCCTAATTCTCAAGATGATTTGGATAATTCTGATGTTAAATTATTCAAAGGTGACGTAATCTATCAGATTATTGAAGATTATGAAGCATGGATTGATGAAATGGAACAAGCTAAGAAAAAAGCATTTTATGATGCTATAATTAAACCGGCTAAATTTATGTCTTTACCTAAATTAGTTTTCCGTCAAAGTAAACCTGCTATCATTGGTATTGAATCTATTAGTGGTACAGTTAAACAAGGACAAACATTAATCAATAAAAATGGCGAATATGTAGGTGTTATAGCAAGTATGGAAGATAAAGGTGAAACATTACCTTCAATCCCTAGAGGTCAAAGGGTTGCTATGGCTATTAAAGATGCTATTGTAGGTAAACATTTTGATGAAGGTGATGAATTATATGTTGATGTTCCAGAAAAACACTATAAATTCATTGAAAGAGAATTTAAAGACAAATTAACTGAAGATGAATTTGAAACTTTATATGAGTTTGTTGAAATTAAACGTAAACAAGATCCAGATTGGGGTAAATTTGGTCTTTTTGAATAATAAATTTATAGTTATAAAAATTATGGAGGAATACCATGGCATTCAAAATTGTTGTGTCTCAAAAAGCTGAAACTCATCAAATTGAAGTCGATGATACTAAAGCACTTAACGGATTAGTCATCGGTGATGAATTTGATGGTACTATTGTTGGTTTAGATGGTTACACTTTAAAAATCACTGGTGGTAGTGACAAAAACGGTTTCACCATGAAAAAAGATGTTTCAGGTACCAGAAGAATCAAAAGTTTATTAACTGGTGGTATCGGTTATCATCCTAAAGCAGATGGTGTTAAAAGAAGAAAAACTGTAAGAGGAAACACTATTGCTGATGATATTGTACAAATCAACACTGTAGTTACTGAAGCTGGAAGCAAATCAATAGCTGAAATTCTTGGTGCTGGTGAAGAAGAGGAAGAATAGTTTTACTATTTTTCTTATTTACTTTATATTGAATTAAATTTAAAAAAGGTGGTTATCTGTGAACGTACAGTCAGATGTTAACATAGGTTTGGTTGGTCATGTAGACCATGGTAAGACTACTCTTACTAAAGCATTATCAGGTGTATGGACTGATACTCACAGTGAAGAAACAAAAAGAGGTATTTCAATTCGTTTAGGTTATGCAGACATTGAATTTAGAAAATGTCCTGAATGTGAAGAACCTGAATGTTACACTACTTCTCTAAAATGTGAAAACTGTGGAAGCGAAACTGAATTAATCAGAAAAGTATCTTTTGTTGATGCTCCAGGTCACGAAACTCTTATGGCAACTATGTTATCTGGTGCTGCAATTATGGATGGTGCAGTGTTAGTAATTGCTGCAAATGAGTCTTGTCCACAACCACAAACTAAAGAACATCTTATGGCACTTGATGTTATTGGTGTTAAAGATTTTATCGTAGTTCAAAATAAAATTGATATTGTATCAAAAGAAAGAGCTATTGAAAGTTATAATGAAATTAAGGAATTTGTTAAAGGTACTTGTGCTGAAGATGCTTTAATCATTCCAGTATCTGCTCAACAAGGCGCAAATATGGATATATTAATTGAAGCAATGCTTAAGCAAATTCAACCTCCTGAAAGGAATGTTGATGATTCTGCTTTAATGCATGTTGCAAGATCATTTGATATTAATAAACCAGGTTCTGGCGCTGATAAAATCAAAGGTGGAGTTATTGGAGGTACATTAGTTCAAGGTACTTTCAAACTTGGTGATACTATTGAAATTAGACCTGGCCCTACTAATAATGGAAAAAGAGTTACTTTAAAATCTGAAATTATTGGTCTTGAGGCTAATGGTAAACAAGTTGAGGAAATAGGTCCTGGTGGACTTGTTGGTATTGCAACTAAATTGGATCCATCTTTAACTAAATCAGATTCATTATCTGGAACTGTTGCAGGTGAAGAATCCACATTACCTGAAGTATTAGATTCTTTCACTATGGAAGCTAATTTACTTGACCGTGTTGTTGGTACTAAAGAAGAACGTGAAGTTGCTCCAATTAAAATTAAAGAACCATTAATGATTAATTGTGGTACTACAACAACTATTGGTGTTGTCACTTCTGCAAAGAAAAATGATGTTGATGTCACTCTTAAATTGCCTGTTTGTGCAAGTCCAGGTGATAGGGTTGCTTTAAGTCGTAGAGTAGGTGCTCGTTGGAGATTAATTGGTTACGGTATTATTAAGTAGAGGTAAATAATGAACTCTAAAGAAGTTGTGATTGATACCAATTTTTTTATGGTTCCTTTTCAGTTCAATGTGGATATAATCACTGAACTTGAAAATAAATTACCTTCTTATAAATTAATTACTCCAAGCTTTGTTATCAATGAATTGAAGGGTTTAAAAAGAAATAATAAAGGAAAAGTAAGGTTGAATGCGAATTTAGCCTTAAAATTAGCTAATTCTTCAAAAGTTGAAATAAAGGATATTTCATTACTTGAAAACGAAACTGTGGATGATGCGTTACTTAGAGTTTCAGAAGTTTTAGCTACGAATGATATTGAATTAAAAAATCGTGCAAAAGATAAAGGAATTACAGTTGTGTATTTAAGGCAAAAAAAATATATTGCTGTTGAAGGTAAAATATAATATTAATTAAACTTATTAAAAAAATGAGGGATTATTTTGTATTATAAAACAAAAATTGAGGATACTGTAAGAATACCACCTTACAGATTTGAAAGTCCTCTTGAAGAAGTTGCTATTAAGACTTTAAACGAAACTTATGAGGGTCGTTTAGATAAAAAACTTGGTTTACTTATTTGTGTTAATGCAATAGATGATATTAGCGAAGGAAGACTCATTATGGGTGATGGAGCTTCTTATCATAATGTTGTGTTCGAAGCAATTTTCTTTAAACCAGAACAACATGAAATCTTTGATGGTGAAGTAATTGATATTGTGGATTACGGTGCTTTTGTTAGAATTGGACCTATGGATGGTTTAATTCACGTTTCTCAAGTTACTGATGATTATATTAATTATGATGCTAAAAGAGGTGCTTTAATATCAAAAGAATCTAACAAAACTTTAGATGAAGGAGATTTAGTTAGAGCTAGAGCTGTTAGTGTTTCTATTAAAGATGAATCTACTAATAACATTGATAATAACAGGAATTCTAAAATTCCACTTACAATGAGACAAAATAACTTAGGTAGATTCGAATGGATTGAGGAAGCTAAACAAAAAAGTAAGAAGGTTTAAGAATGAAAGCTTGTACTGTTTGTAAAATGATTTCAAGTAAAGATCATTGTCCTAGTTGCGGAAACCCAACTTCTGATAACTGGAGTGGTCTTTTGATTATAACTGATCCTGAAGAGTCTAAAATAGCTCGTGAATTAAATATTGAAATTCCAGGCGAATATTGTTTAAGAGTAAGGTAGAGTGTTATTGTGTTACGTTTAGATGCAGAATTAAATAAAGATATAATAACTGAGCTTAAAAAGCCGTTAGGTAAATTATATCCTAACTTTGAAGATGCAATTGAAGACATTAAATCTTCTGAGTTCTTAATTTCTGTTGGTGATGCAACTTTTGCTAATCTTACTAAATACAAATTATATCCTAATATCGGTATAATAGATAATCTAATTCAAAGAAAAAATCATACTCATGAAATTATACGCGCAAATCATATTTTGAAAGCTGATAATCCTGCGGGTACTATTACTGATGATCTATGGGAAACCATAGGCGAAGCTCTTGAATTATCTAGCAATGGCGAATGTTATGTAATTGAAGTGGCTGGGGAAGAAGATCTTGCAGTTCTTCCTTGCATCTTAATGGTAAATCCAGAAACTACCATTTTATATGGTCAACCTAACGAAGGATTAGTACTTTTAAAAGCTGGTGATTTAAAAAATAAAGCTCAAAAGCTTATTGACGGATTTATTGAAATAAATGAATGAGGTTTTATTATGGAAATTGAATTTATTGAAGAAAAAGAAAATAAATTATTTAATAGAAAAGAAATTAAATTTTACGTAGATTATGATGGAGAAGCAACTCCTAAAGTATTAGACATCAAGTCTAAATTAGTTGCTTTATTAAATACTAAAAAAGAATTAATTGTTGTTGACAACGTTCAACCACACTACGGTGAACCTAAAGCATTAGGTTATGCTAAAGTTTACGATACTGCAGAAGATTTAGCTTACATCGAAACTGAACATGTAATTGCTAAAAATGCAGAACCTGAAGAAGAAGCTAGCGAAGAAGACGCTGAAGCAGAAGAATAAGGTGATTTGAATGGTAAAAAAATCTGATTTATACGAAGTAGATGGAGACAAAATTGTAAGAAAAAACCAAATTTGTCCTCGTTGTGGTGAAGGTGTATTCATGGCTGACCATGGTGACAGAGTTGCTTGTGGTAAATGCGGATACACTGAAATGAAAAAATAGATTTCTTAATCTATATTTCTTTTTTTTATTTAATTTTAACTTTAATTTTTAATCATTTTTAAGAAGGGATTTTCTTGGATAATATTAGAAATGGTCGTTTTAAAACTGGAATGACTGATGAAGCTGCTATTTATACTTCATCACTTGAAGCTGATAAACTTCTTTTTGAAGCAGATATTAAAACTAATTTTGCTCACACTTCAATGTTAAAACATGAAGGGATTATTGATGAAGAGATTGCAGATAATATATTATGTGCACTTGACTCTTTAAAAGAGGAAGGCTATGAAGCATTAGTTTTTGACCCGTCTGTTGAGGATGTTCACATGGCTATTGAAAATTATGTAACTTCCAAAATAGGTCCTGAAGCTGGTTTTATGCACACTGCCAAGTCACGTAATGATCAGGTTGCCTGTGATGTTAGATTGGTTTTAAGGCAGAAAATTACTGAAATTCAGATTGGAATTTTGGAATTTATTGAAGGTATAAATGAAATGGCCGGAGAACATTTGGAAGATGTATTCATCGGTTTTACTCACTTGCAACATGCTCAACCAATTACAATTGCTCATCATTTAATGGCGCATGTACAGGCACTTAAAAGGGATTATGAACGTTTTGAAGACACTTATAAACGTGTTAATTTAAACCCGTTAGGTTCTGCTGCTATGGCGACTACCAGTTTTCCAATCAATAGACAGTTAACTACTGATTTGCTTGGCTTTGATGCATATCTGGAAAACTCCATGGATGGTGTTTCAGCAAGAGATTTCATATCTGAAGCAGTATTTGATATGGTTTGTCTTTGTACTACATTATCTAAAATCTGTGAAGAGTTAGTGTTGTGGAGTACTTATGAATTTGGAGTCATTGAAATGGCGGATGAATATTCATCAACTTCTTCTATTATGCCTCAAAAGAAAAATCCTGATGTTGCTGAACTTGCAAGAGGTAAATGTGCAATTGTTAATGGTGAATTGGTCACTATTTTAACAATCTTAAAAGCAATTGCTTACACTTATAATAGGGATTTGCAAGAAATCACTCCTCATTTATGGAATTCAATTAAAGTTACTCAGGATACATTATCTATTGTGACTAAAATGTTGTTGTCTGTTGAATTTAAAGTTGACAGATGTGCAGAGCTTGCTGGTAAAAACTTTGCAACTGCAACAGACCTTGCTGACATTATGGTTCGTGAAAAACAAGTTCCATTCAGAACTGCTCATAAAATTGTTGGAAGAATTGTTAACGAAGCGACCGCTAATGAAATGGCTGAGGAGGACATTACCTCAAAATTCATTGATGACATTGCAGTGGAGTTAGGTTTTGATGAGTTGAATTTGGCTGATGATTTGATTCAAAAAGCTTTAAATCCTCGTGAAAATGTTAGAATAAGAGCTGTTCCAGGTGGTCCTGCACCGGAAATGGTTGAAATCGCAAGAGATAATATCAAAGATTTCTTAAATGAAGAATTCGAGAAAAAGGGAATTTAATTATTCCTATATTTTTTTAAGTTTTTCGGATGTTTAGGTATACCTAAACTTTATATACTTTTATGAACAAATTATTATTGTGGATGTAATCTTTTGATTATTGAAGCATGATAGTTGAACGGAGATATTTATAGAAAACTTATTAATTGTTCCTCAATGAATTCAATAAGTAAAGCTCAGCTTCTATTTATATCTCCCAACAACAATCATAATAAGTCTAATTTTCTAAAAAAAATAAATATTATTCAGAATCTTCATGTTTTTGAGATTCTAAATAGTTTTCATGAATTTCATCAGCCAAATCCTGGTTTCCTTCAATAATTGGTCCGGTATAGTCACAGTCATAGCAAACCCACTGGGACCAATTCTGTGGAATAATCCATTTAACATTTCTAGATCCGCATCTTGGACAAATTTTATGCATCATAATAGTTACTTTTGGATAAGTTATAATTAAAGTTTTGGTAACTATTTGGTTTTGTAGAAACTCCAGATTAAATCAAGTGCTTCGCCGGGTTCAAGTGCACCTGAACGTGTTTCCCTAAGTATTCTCTGTATGGAAAATTTCTTCATATGAGGGAATTTTCTGTGAACCTCATATAATAGTGGACAGCCAAATCCTTTAAATGTGCTTAAATTATAGTTTTTGATTAAGGATTTTATCTCTTGTTTGCCAACACTTAAACTTGCCGGCAGGTTCAATCGATATAATGAATCTTCCTGTAAATTTATGCATTGACTACCGGTTGCAAGCATATCACCAAAGATAATTATAGGTATTTCATTATCTTTTGCATATTGCTTAACCAGGTTGCCCGTATTTTTAGAGCATCTGCCACACGGATGAACATTTCCTGAGAATGCTTCAGAGACAACCTCAGAATAATCTGTTCCAATGTATTCATGTTTAACATCTAATGATTCAGTAACAATTTTAATATTCTTTTTAAATTGATTAGGCAAAATTATTGTTCCAGGATCAATTGTAACTGCAATTGGATTGAATCCTAATTTTTTAGCTAAAATTAGTGAAAAACTGCTGTCAACACCACCAGATAATGCTACAACTGCTTCAATTTTTTTAGATTCATTATATTCATGCTCTTTAAAATAATTGTCAAAATTAAAACTATAAATATTATCCAATTTATAATCAATTGTTTTTTCAAGATTTTTTAGTCCCACTAGGTTTAAATCAAGATTACTGATTGTTTTTTTAGAAAGTTTTAGTTTATAATTCTTGTTTAAAAAATCTCCATAAGATTCGACATGTATACTGTCTAAGCCTAACTTTTCTCTGAGTTTTCCAACAACCCATCCTCCTTTACCTATGATTGCTGATTTATCAGGACGGTCTTCTGTAATGATCCATAGTTCGTTATTTTTAAAGTAGATTTCTTCAATGAAGATATTTACTTTGTCATGTCCGATTTCTTCACGTATTGTGTTAATTTCTTTTAATAGGAATTCTTTAGAATACATTTATATCAAGTGTTATATTATTCTTTGATTTAATTAAAGCTTTGTAAAAAAAGTAAGTGGTGATGTAATATTATTCTTCAACTAATTTGAAAAGTAGTCTTTTAAGAAGTCTGATTTCATCTTCGCTAAAATTTGAAGTGGCTTCAATTTCCCAACTGTGTATTATTTCAATCAGTTCATCTGTTTTTTCAATGCCTTTTTCGGTTATTTCCACTATTTTTTTGCGTCTGTTGCTTGGATCTTCTCGTCTGGTGATGTATCCACAATCTTCGAATTTTCTTAAAAGTTTAGCAGTATAACCTTCGCTGACTTTAAATAATTCAACCAAGTCTTTTTGTGTAGGTTTGTCGTTGAATCTAATCCTTACTAAAAATGGAAATTCTGTTCTTGTAATATTTTCATCGTTGAATGTTTCATTAAGGTATTTTCCGAAATTTGAAACCATTTCTTCAACATAATGGTAAATAAAAATGTTTTCTGCATTGTCTTTTTGAAATTGGCTTGGTAATGTCATGGTAAATAATTTATTGTTTTAATTATAAATATTTTTATTAGATAACTCTTTCATTAGGAAAGATTTATATAATATTTAAAATAATATTCTAATTGAGGTGATAAAATGGAATATGTAAAATTATCAAATGATGTGGAAATTCCACAATTAGGATTCGGTGTATTTCAAATACCTCCGGAAGAAACAAAAGATGTAGTAAAAAAAGCAATAGAAGTAGGATACAGACACTTTGATACTGCACAAGCATATTTCAATGAATCAGAAATCGGTGAAGCAATAAAAGAATCCGGAATTGCAAGAGAAGAATTGTTCATAACAACCAAAGTATGGGTTGATTCATATGGATATGAAGAAACCAAAAAAGCATTTCAGGAATCTCTAGATAAATTACAAACTGATTACATTGATTTATACTTATTGCATCAATGTATGGGTGATGTATACTCAACCTGGAGAGCACTGGAAGATTTATATGATGAAGGAAAAATCAAGGCAATAGGAGTATGCAACTTCACACAAGGAAGATTTGCAGACCTGTCCCTACATTCAAGAATTCCACCAATGGTAAATCAAATTGAAGTAAATCCATTCTATCAACAGGAAGGAACAGTTGAATTCCATGCAAAATATAATGCAGCAGTTGAAGCATGGGGACCACTTGCAGAAGGAAAGGACGGAATATTCACAAACCCAATTTTAGTGGGAATCGGTGAAAAATATGATAAATCCGCAGCACAGGTAATATTGAGATGGTTAATCCAAAGGGGAATAATTGTATTTCCAAAATCAACCAAAGAATCCAGAATGATTGAAAATGCAGATCTGTTTGATTTTGAATTGTCTGATGAAGATATGGAAAAAATCAAAGAGTTAGAAACTGGTGTTCCAATAGTTGAAGTTGACAATCCAAACTTCGTTGAATTTGTAGCATCAATGAGCACCCAACAATAGGATATTTTTTCAAATATCCATTACTTTTTTTAATTTTAAATTATATACTATTTCTATAATAATTTTTGAGGGAATTTGATGGAATATAGGACATTAGGTAAAACTGGAATAAAAGTATCTGAAATTGCATTTGGTGCTGAATTTCTAGTTCAAAGACCATATGAAGATACAGAAGAACTAATCAAAGCATGTGAAGAAAATGGCATCAACTTTGTAGACTGCTGGATGAGTGAACCGGATGTGCGCTCACATCTGGGTCGTGCAATAAAGGACAATCGTGAAAATTGGGTAATACAGGGCCACATCGGATCAACCTGGCAGAATGAACAATACGTCAGAACACGTGATATGGATAAGGTCATACCTGCATTTGAAGATTTTATGGAAAGATTCCAGATAGATACACTTGACTTTGGTATGATTCACTATGTTGACCAAATCGAGGATTATGATGAAATAATGAACGGTCCCTTTATCGAATATGTCCGTAAACTGAAAGAAGACGGAACAATCGCTCATATCGGTTTAAGCACACACAATCCTGACATCGGACTTTTAGCGGCAAAAAACCCTGAAATCGAACTGCTAATGTTTTCAATAAACCCTGCATATGACATGTTCGGATCCATGCCTGATATAGAAGAGTACAGAAAAGAAGATGCCTATGATGATTCCATGTTTGGTTTAAATCCTCAAAGAGCAGAAATTTATGAATTATGTGAAAAAAATGGAACAGCATTAACAGTAATGAAAGGATTTGCAGGTGGAAACTTGCTGTCAGATGAAACTTCACCATTTGGAGTGGCTTTAACACCAATTCAATGTATACATTATTGCCTGGAGCAAAAAGGAGTATCAAGCATATTTGTCGGTGTTAAAACTCCAGAAGAATTGATGGAATCCTTAAAATACTGTGATGCAAGTGAAGCCGAAAAGGATTATGCAGAAACTTTAAAGAATGCACCAAAACACTCATTTGAAGGACAATGCACATATTGTGGACATTGTCAGCCATGTACTTCTGAAATAGACATTGCAATGGTGAACAAATTGTTTGATTTGGCTAAAAACCATGATGAAGTACCAGCAAGCGTACAGGAACACTATAA
This Methanobrevibacter sp. DNA region includes the following protein-coding sequences:
- the infB gene encoding translation initiation factor IF-2, with the protein product MKIRSPIVSVLGHVDHGKTTLLDYIRGSTIADKEAGGITQHIGATEIPNDTIEEICGNFISKLTIKDLIPGLFFIDTPGHAAFTSLRKRGGALADLAVLIVDINDGFKPQTFEALNILKMYRTPFIVVANKIDMIFGWETHEGASFKESFTQQAPSVQQALDTKVYEIVGTLHKEGFQSERFDRISNFASQISIIPISARSGEGIIEVLAMLLGLAQEYLTEQLEINEDAPAKGTVLEIKEEIGLGLTIDSIIYDGVLRTNDEIALMTSSNEVLTTKIRSILRPLPLEEMRDSKKKFQKFDEVVAAAGIKIAAPNLDDVVSGSPLRVLNDEEDVEEEILKEIEDITISTEDEGILVKADTLGSLEAIVKLLRELEIPIREADIGDVNRRDIINSSIALNENDAHGAIIAFNVNVNPNSQDDLDNSDVKLFKGDVIYQIIEDYEAWIDEMEQAKKKAFYDAIIKPAKFMSLPKLVFRQSKPAIIGIESISGTVKQGQTLINKNGEYVGVIASMEDKGETLPSIPRGQRVAMAIKDAIVGKHFDEGDELYVDVPEKHYKFIEREFKDKLTEDEFETLYEFVEIKRKQDPDWGKFGLFE
- a CDS encoding 30S ribosomal protein S6e, yielding MAFKIVVSQKAETHQIEVDDTKALNGLVIGDEFDGTIVGLDGYTLKITGGSDKNGFTMKKDVSGTRRIKSLLTGGIGYHPKADGVKRRKTVRGNTIADDIVQINTVVTEAGSKSIAEILGAGEEEEE
- a CDS encoding translation initiation factor IF-2 subunit gamma — translated: MNVQSDVNIGLVGHVDHGKTTLTKALSGVWTDTHSEETKRGISIRLGYADIEFRKCPECEEPECYTTSLKCENCGSETELIRKVSFVDAPGHETLMATMLSGAAIMDGAVLVIAANESCPQPQTKEHLMALDVIGVKDFIVVQNKIDIVSKERAIESYNEIKEFVKGTCAEDALIIPVSAQQGANMDILIEAMLKQIQPPERNVDDSALMHVARSFDINKPGSGADKIKGGVIGGTLVQGTFKLGDTIEIRPGPTNNGKRVTLKSEIIGLEANGKQVEEIGPGGLVGIATKLDPSLTKSDSLSGTVAGEESTLPEVLDSFTMEANLLDRVVGTKEEREVAPIKIKEPLMINCGTTTTIGVVTSAKKNDVDVTLKLPVCASPGDRVALSRRVGARWRLIGYGIIK
- a CDS encoding PIN domain-containing protein, which translates into the protein MNSKEVVIDTNFFMVPFQFNVDIITELENKLPSYKLITPSFVINELKGLKRNNKGKVRLNANLALKLANSSKVEIKDISLLENETVDDALLRVSEVLATNDIELKNRAKDKGITVVYLRQKKYIAVEGKI
- a CDS encoding DNA-directed RNA polymerase — its product is MYYKTKIEDTVRIPPYRFESPLEEVAIKTLNETYEGRLDKKLGLLICVNAIDDISEGRLIMGDGASYHNVVFEAIFFKPEQHEIFDGEVIDIVDYGAFVRIGPMDGLIHVSQVTDDYINYDAKRGALISKESNKTLDEGDLVRARAVSVSIKDESTNNIDNNRNSKIPLTMRQNNLGRFEWIEEAKQKSKKV
- the spt4 gene encoding transcription elongation factor subunit Spt4; the protein is MKACTVCKMISSKDHCPSCGNPTSDNWSGLLIITDPEESKIARELNIEIPGEYCLRVR
- a CDS encoding GTP-dependent dephospho-CoA kinase family protein, translated to MLRLDAELNKDIITELKKPLGKLYPNFEDAIEDIKSSEFLISVGDATFANLTKYKLYPNIGIIDNLIQRKNHTHEIIRANHILKADNPAGTITDDLWETIGEALELSSNGECYVIEVAGEEDLAVLPCILMVNPETTILYGQPNEGLVLLKAGDLKNKAQKLIDGFIEINE
- a CDS encoding 30S ribosomal protein S24e, with translation MEIEFIEEKENKLFNRKEIKFYVDYDGEATPKVLDIKSKLVALLNTKKELIVVDNVQPHYGEPKALGYAKVYDTAEDLAYIETEHVIAKNAEPEEEASEEDAEAEE
- a CDS encoding 30S ribosomal protein S27ae: MVKKSDLYEVDGDKIVRKNQICPRCGEGVFMADHGDRVACGKCGYTEMKK
- the argH gene encoding argininosuccinate lyase; the encoded protein is MDNIRNGRFKTGMTDEAAIYTSSLEADKLLFEADIKTNFAHTSMLKHEGIIDEEIADNILCALDSLKEEGYEALVFDPSVEDVHMAIENYVTSKIGPEAGFMHTAKSRNDQVACDVRLVLRQKITEIQIGILEFIEGINEMAGEHLEDVFIGFTHLQHAQPITIAHHLMAHVQALKRDYERFEDTYKRVNLNPLGSAAMATTSFPINRQLTTDLLGFDAYLENSMDGVSARDFISEAVFDMVCLCTTLSKICEELVLWSTYEFGVIEMADEYSSTSSIMPQKKNPDVAELARGKCAIVNGELVTILTILKAIAYTYNRDLQEITPHLWNSIKVTQDTLSIVTKMLLSVEFKVDRCAELAGKNFATATDLADIMVREKQVPFRTAHKIVGRIVNEATANEMAEEDITSKFIDDIAVELGFDELNLADDLIQKALNPRENVRIRAVPGGPAPEMVEIARDNIKDFLNEEFEKKGI
- a CDS encoding ATPase — its product is MYSKEFLLKEINTIREEIGHDKVNIFIEEIYFKNNELWIITEDRPDKSAIIGKGGWVVGKLREKLGLDSIHVESYGDFLNKNYKLKLSKKTISNLDLNLVGLKNLEKTIDYKLDNIYSFNFDNYFKEHEYNESKKIEAVVALSGGVDSSFSLILAKKLGFNPIAVTIDPGTIILPNQFKKNIKIVTESLDVKHEYIGTDYSEVVSEAFSGNVHPCGRCSKNTGNLVKQYAKDNEIPIIIFGDMLATGSQCINLQEDSLYRLNLPASLSVGKQEIKSLIKNYNLSTFKGFGCPLLYEVHRKFPHMKKFSIQRILRETRSGALEPGEALDLIWSFYKTK
- a CDS encoding MarR family winged helix-turn-helix transcriptional regulator; translated protein: MTLPSQFQKDNAENIFIYHYVEEMVSNFGKYLNETFNDENITRTEFPFLVRIRFNDKPTQKDLVELFKVSEGYTAKLLRKFEDCGYITRREDPSNRRKKIVEITEKGIEKTDELIEIIHSWEIEATSNFSEDEIRLLKRLLFKLVEE
- a CDS encoding aldo/keto reductase, producing the protein MEYVKLSNDVEIPQLGFGVFQIPPEETKDVVKKAIEVGYRHFDTAQAYFNESEIGEAIKESGIAREELFITTKVWVDSYGYEETKKAFQESLDKLQTDYIDLYLLHQCMGDVYSTWRALEDLYDEGKIKAIGVCNFTQGRFADLSLHSRIPPMVNQIEVNPFYQQEGTVEFHAKYNAAVEAWGPLAEGKDGIFTNPILVGIGEKYDKSAAQVILRWLIQRGIIVFPKSTKESRMIENADLFDFELSDEDMEKIKELETGVPIVEVDNPNFVEFVASMSTQQ
- a CDS encoding aldo/keto reductase, with the protein product MEYRTLGKTGIKVSEIAFGAEFLVQRPYEDTEELIKACEENGINFVDCWMSEPDVRSHLGRAIKDNRENWVIQGHIGSTWQNEQYVRTRDMDKVIPAFEDFMERFQIDTLDFGMIHYVDQIEDYDEIMNGPFIEYVRKLKEDGTIAHIGLSTHNPDIGLLAAKNPEIELLMFSINPAYDMFGSMPDIEEYRKEDAYDDSMFGLNPQRAEIYELCEKNGTALTVMKGFAGGNLLSDETSPFGVALTPIQCIHYCLEQKGVSSIFVGVKTPEELMESLKYCDASEAEKDYAETLKNAPKHSFEGQCTYCGHCQPCTSEIDIAMVNKLFDLAKNHDEVPASVQEHYNNLKYNATDCIACGDCEPRCPFNVHIVDVMLDAQDLFGF